One Gadus morhua chromosome 23, gadMor3.0, whole genome shotgun sequence DNA segment encodes these proteins:
- the unm_hu7910 gene encoding trichohyalin isoform X5: MAQKKSPKIRSKKDGKPTADSKNGLKSDGGAAAAAGAAAAGGVGPKTTMFTWFVVLALLGVWSSVAVVYFDVVDYDSVIARAKEFRVNFSEVLQGKLMAYDRDGDGDFDMEDAKVLLDDEKLNGATVPKKGLKTEETQDVKNIDRRKEKVIEVLLPDIELPREEKVPGWNRSGDELPKGLGLKVRSTLHQQLRSLYQRMEAKKISRLVLGEVRAVLEEEEEASELALALKMKRLEAAHKAHHILREEERRRAEEEENIRRMAEKRREEVRKKEAEEDKRREEAQRVAEEKRKEEERKKEAQRVAEEKRREEECKKEAQRLAEEKRKEEERKKEAQRVAEEKRKEEESKKEAQRVAEEKRKEEERKKEAQRVAEEKRKEEERKKEAQRVAEEKRKEQERKKEAQRVAEEKRKEEECKKEAQRVAEEKRKEEERKKEAQRVAEEKRKEEERKKEAQRVAEEKRKEEERKKEAQRLAEEKRKEEEHKKKEEEIRKEEERKKEAERLAEKRKEEERQREGKLAEEKRREEERKKEAKRLAEEEREEDKRRIVAERLEKERIEKEERERTARVKNEREKLVKEKEAREERELQEKERLSREKGKEERELKEKERLTRERERAERERLLEQAAKEKAMREQMEEIRIAKERESLALKKEKIERAERERQAKERERLALEKANIERERLLKERERLALEKSKIERQRAERERLLKEMERLALEKAKVDIERAERERLANEGERLVLEKAKMERERVERERLAKERERLAFAKAKIEREIAEQDRQERERLSLEKTRVERERAERERVMKEREGLAKERERLVVEKEKMERERAERERLAKERERLVLEKAKMERERVERERLAKERGRLALEKAKIEREIAAQDRQERERLSLEKTRVERERAERERAMKEREGLAKERERLVVEKEKMERERAERERPAKERERLVLEKEKMERERTERERLLKERESLALAKAKIEGEIAEQDRQERERLSLEKTRVERERAERERVMKEREGLAKEREEKERIWRKRVEQKRQAQESERAGGEEEKRQQKETERIAREREGMAKQQQRVARERGERERAERERNTKECQRVAKEGDENLERERTDREKQWMAGELREKQRMGGELRERQRMDGELKERQRMAGELRERQRMDGELREKQRMEVERASTEKQQVGLARERAAKNKETENVPEGKGRVGLAPERDTRHGDQARPQV, translated from the exons ATGGCCCAGAAAAAGAGCCCCAAAATCCGGTCCAAAAAAG ATGGAAAGCCAACGGCGGACAGCAAAAATGGGCTCAAGTCagatggaggagcagcagctgcagcaggagcagcagcagcaggaggagtagGGCCCAAGACCACCATGTTTACTTGGTTCGTGGTCCTGGCTCTCCTTGGGGTCTGGAGCTCTGTGGCGGTGGTCTACTTCGACGTTGTTGACTATGACAGTGTCATTG CGAGGGCTAAGGAGTTCCGTGTGAATTTCTCTGAGGTTCTACAAG GTAAACTGATGGCGTACGATAGAGACGGAGATGGAGACTTCGACATGGAAGATGCTAAAGTTCTGCTTG ATGACGAGAAGCTAAATGGTGCTACTGTCCCAAAGAAAGGACTGAAAACAG AGGAAACACAGGATGTGAAGAACATAGACCGGAGGAAAG AAAAGGTCATTGAGGTTCTTCTTCCAGACATTGAACTACCAAGAG aGGAGAAGGTCCCTGGTTGGAACAGATCTGGAG ATGAGCTGCCCAAGGGCCTGGGGTTGAAGGTGCGCTCGACGCTCCACCAGCAGCTCAGGAGCCTCTACCAGAGGATGGAGGCAAAGAAGATCTCCCGGTTGGTGCTGGGGGAGGTCCGGGccgtcctggaggaggaggaggaggccagtgAGCTGGCCTTGGCCTTGAAAATGAAGAGGCTGGAGGCCGCGCACAAGGCCCACCACAtcctcagagaggaggagcggagacgagccgaggaggaggagaacatcaGAAGAATGGCAGAAAAGAGACGAGAGGAGGTGCGCaagaaggaggcagaggaggataagaggagagaggaggcacaAAGAgtagcagaggagaagagaaaggaggaggaacgCAAGAAGGAGGCACAAAGAGTtgcggaggagaagagaagggaggaggaatgCAAGAAGGAGGCACAAAGACTAGctgaggagaagagaaaggaggaAGAGCGCAAGAAGGAGGCACAAAGAGTagcggaggagaagagaaaggaggaggaaagcAAGAAGGAGGCACAAAGAGTagcggaggagaagagaaaagaggaggaaCGCAAGAAGGAGGCACAAAGAGTagcggaggagaagagaaaagaggaggaaCGCAAGAAGGAGGCACAAAGAGTAGCtgaggagaagagaaaagagcAGGAGCGCAAGAAAGAGGCACAAAGAGTagcggaggagaagagaaaagaggaggaaTGCAAGAAGGAGGCACAAAGAGTAGCtgaggagaagagaaaagaggaagAGCGCAAGAAGGAGGCACAAAGAGTagcggaggagaagagaaaggaggaggaacgCAAGAAGGAGGCACAAAGAGTAGctgaggagaagagaaaggaggaggaacgCAAGAAGGAGGCACAAAGATTagcggaggagaagagaaaggaggaAGAACACAAGAAAAAAGAAGAGGAGATAAGAAAGGAGGAAGAGCGCAAAAAGGAGGCAGAGCGATTAGCCgagaagagaaaggaggaggaacgccagagagaggggaagtTAGCGGAGGAGAAGAGACGAGAAGAGGAGCGCAAGAAGGAGGCAAAGAGAttagcagaggaggagagagaggaggacaagcGCAGGATAGTGGCAGAGAGGCTGGAAAAGGAGAGaatagagaaagaggagagggagcgtACGGCCAGGgtgaagaatgagagagagaaactggtgaaggagaaggaggcccgggaggagagagaactccaggagaaggagagattaTCACGAGAAAaagggaaggaagaaagagaactgaaagaaaaagagagactcacccgggagagggagagagcggagagggagagattgttaGAACAGGCTGCTAAAGAGAAAGCAATGAGGGAACAGATGGAAGAAATACGCATtgcaaaagaaagagagagtctgGCACTCAAGAAAGAAAAGATAgaaagagcagagagggagagacaagctaaagaaagagagagactggccTTGGAGAAAGcaaatatagagagagagagactcttgaaggagagggagagactggcCCTGGAGAAATcaaagatagaaagacagagagcagagagagagagactcttgaaggagatggagagactgGCCCTGGAGAAAGCAAAGGTAGACAtagagagagcagaaagagagagactagcAAATGAGGGGGAGAGACTGGTCCTAGAGAAAGcaaagatggaaagagagagggtagaaagagagagactagcaaaggagagggagagactggcttttgcaaaAGCAAAGATTGAAAGAGAGATAGCTGAACAGGACCgacaggaaagagagagactttcCCTGGAGAAGACAagggtggaaagagagagagcagagagggagagagtcatgaaggaaagagagggactggccaaagaaagagagagactggtcgtagagaaagaaaagatggaaagagagagagcagaaagagagagactagcaaaggagagggagagactggtCCTAGAGAAAGcaaagatggaaagagagagggtagaaagagagagactagcaaaggagagggggagactggCTCTTGAAAAAgcaaagatagaaagagagatagcTGCACAGGACCgacaggaaagagagagactttcCCTGGAGAAGACAagggtggaaagagagagagcagagagggagagagccatgaaggaaagagagggactggccaaagaaagagagaggctggttgtagagaaagaaaagatggaaagagagagagcagaaagagagagaccagcaaaggagagggagagactggtcctagagaaagaaaaaatggaaagagagagaacagagagggagagactcttgaaggagagggagagtctgGCTCTTGCAAAAGCAAAGATAGAAGGAGAGATAGCTGAACAGGACCgacaggaaagagagagactttcCCTGGAGAAGACAagggtggaaagagagagagcagagagggagagagtcatgaaggaaagagagggactggccaaagaaagagaggagaaagagaggatatGGCGAAAGAGAGTGGAACAAAAGAGACAAGcccaggagagtgagagagcagggggagaggaggaaaagaggCAGCAGAAGGAGACTGAGAGAATCgcccgagagagagaaggaatggCCAAGCAGCAACAGCGGGtggcgagggagagaggcgagagggagagagcggaaaGAGAGCGCAACACTAAAGAGTGCCAGAGAGTGGCCAAGGAGGGAGATGAAAATCTGGAGCGAGAGAGGACGGATAGAGAGAAGCAGTGGATGGCGGGAGAGctgagagagaagcagaggatggggggagagttgagagagaggcagaggatggatggagagctgaaagagaggcagaggatggCGGGAGAgctgagggagaggcagaggatggatggagagctgagagagaagcagaggatgGAGGTGGAGCGGGCGTCCACGGAGAAGCAGCAGGTTGGGTTAGCCAGGGAAAGAGCTGCCAAGAACAAGGAGACGGAGAATGTTCCTGAAGGAAAGGGGAGAGTGGGGCTGGCACCGGAGAGGGACACCAGGCATGGGGACCAGGCCAGGCCTCAGGTATAG
- the unm_hu7910 gene encoding trichohyalin isoform X6, with amino-acid sequence MAQKKSPKIRSKKDGKPTADSKNGLKSDGGAAAAAGAAAAGGVGPKTTMFTWFVVLALLGVWSSVAVVYFDVVDYDSVIGKLMAYDRDGDGDFDMEDAKVLLDDEKLNGATVPKKGLKTEETQDVKNIDRRKEKVIEVLLPDIELPREEKVPGWNRSGDELPKGLGLKVRSTLHQQLRSLYQRMEAKKISRLVLGEVRAVLEEEEEASELALALKMKRLEAAHKAHHILREEERRRAEEEENIRRMAEKRREEVRKKEAEEDKRREEAQRVAEEKRKEEERKKEAQRVAEEKRREEECKKEAQRLAEEKRKEEERKKEAQRVAEEKRKEEESKKEAQRVAEEKRKEEERKKEAQRVAEEKRKEEERKKEAQRVAEEKRKEQERKKEAQRVAEEKRKEEECKKEAQRVAEEKRKEEERKKEAQRVAEEKRKEEERKKEAQRVAEEKRKEEERKKEAQRLAEEKRKEEEHKKKEEEIRKEEERKKEAERLAEKRKEEERQREGKLAEEKRREEERKKEAKRLAEEEREEDKRRIVAERLEKERIEKEERERTARVKNEREKLVKEKEAREERELQEKERLSREKGKEERELKEKERLTRERERAERERLLEQAAKEKAMREQMEEIRIAKERESLALKKEKIERAERERQAKERERLALEKANIERERLLKERERLALEKSKIERQRAERERLLKEMERLALEKAKVDIERAERERLANEGERLVLEKAKMERERVERERLAKERERLAFAKAKIEREIAEQDRQERERLSLEKTRVERERAERERVMKEREGLAKERERLVVEKEKMERERAERERLAKERERLVLEKAKMERERVERERLAKERGRLALEKAKIEREIAAQDRQERERLSLEKTRVERERAERERAMKEREGLAKERERLVVEKEKMERERAERERPAKERERLVLEKEKMERERTERERLLKERESLALAKAKIEGEIAEQDRQERERLSLEKTRVERERAERERVMKEREGLAKEREEKERIWRKRVEQKRQAQESERAGGEEEKRQQKETERIAREREGMAKQQQRVARERGERERAERERNTKECQRVAKEGDENLERERTDREKQWMAGELREKQRMGGELRERQRMDGELKERQRMAGELRERQRMDGELREKQRMEVERASTEKQQVGLARERAAKNKETENVPEGKGRVGLAPERDTRHGDQARPQV; translated from the exons ATGGCCCAGAAAAAGAGCCCCAAAATCCGGTCCAAAAAAG ATGGAAAGCCAACGGCGGACAGCAAAAATGGGCTCAAGTCagatggaggagcagcagctgcagcaggagcagcagcagcaggaggagtagGGCCCAAGACCACCATGTTTACTTGGTTCGTGGTCCTGGCTCTCCTTGGGGTCTGGAGCTCTGTGGCGGTGGTCTACTTCGACGTTGTTGACTATGACAGTGTCATTG GTAAACTGATGGCGTACGATAGAGACGGAGATGGAGACTTCGACATGGAAGATGCTAAAGTTCTGCTTG ATGACGAGAAGCTAAATGGTGCTACTGTCCCAAAGAAAGGACTGAAAACAG AGGAAACACAGGATGTGAAGAACATAGACCGGAGGAAAG AAAAGGTCATTGAGGTTCTTCTTCCAGACATTGAACTACCAAGAG aGGAGAAGGTCCCTGGTTGGAACAGATCTGGAG ATGAGCTGCCCAAGGGCCTGGGGTTGAAGGTGCGCTCGACGCTCCACCAGCAGCTCAGGAGCCTCTACCAGAGGATGGAGGCAAAGAAGATCTCCCGGTTGGTGCTGGGGGAGGTCCGGGccgtcctggaggaggaggaggaggccagtgAGCTGGCCTTGGCCTTGAAAATGAAGAGGCTGGAGGCCGCGCACAAGGCCCACCACAtcctcagagaggaggagcggagacgagccgaggaggaggagaacatcaGAAGAATGGCAGAAAAGAGACGAGAGGAGGTGCGCaagaaggaggcagaggaggataagaggagagaggaggcacaAAGAgtagcagaggagaagagaaaggaggaggaacgCAAGAAGGAGGCACAAAGAGTtgcggaggagaagagaagggaggaggaatgCAAGAAGGAGGCACAAAGACTAGctgaggagaagagaaaggaggaAGAGCGCAAGAAGGAGGCACAAAGAGTagcggaggagaagagaaaggaggaggaaagcAAGAAGGAGGCACAAAGAGTagcggaggagaagagaaaagaggaggaaCGCAAGAAGGAGGCACAAAGAGTagcggaggagaagagaaaagaggaggaaCGCAAGAAGGAGGCACAAAGAGTAGCtgaggagaagagaaaagagcAGGAGCGCAAGAAAGAGGCACAAAGAGTagcggaggagaagagaaaagaggaggaaTGCAAGAAGGAGGCACAAAGAGTAGCtgaggagaagagaaaagaggaagAGCGCAAGAAGGAGGCACAAAGAGTagcggaggagaagagaaaggaggaggaacgCAAGAAGGAGGCACAAAGAGTAGctgaggagaagagaaaggaggaggaacgCAAGAAGGAGGCACAAAGATTagcggaggagaagagaaaggaggaAGAACACAAGAAAAAAGAAGAGGAGATAAGAAAGGAGGAAGAGCGCAAAAAGGAGGCAGAGCGATTAGCCgagaagagaaaggaggaggaacgccagagagaggggaagtTAGCGGAGGAGAAGAGACGAGAAGAGGAGCGCAAGAAGGAGGCAAAGAGAttagcagaggaggagagagaggaggacaagcGCAGGATAGTGGCAGAGAGGCTGGAAAAGGAGAGaatagagaaagaggagagggagcgtACGGCCAGGgtgaagaatgagagagagaaactggtgaaggagaaggaggcccgggaggagagagaactccaggagaaggagagattaTCACGAGAAAaagggaaggaagaaagagaactgaaagaaaaagagagactcacccgggagagggagagagcggagagggagagattgttaGAACAGGCTGCTAAAGAGAAAGCAATGAGGGAACAGATGGAAGAAATACGCATtgcaaaagaaagagagagtctgGCACTCAAGAAAGAAAAGATAgaaagagcagagagggagagacaagctaaagaaagagagagactggccTTGGAGAAAGcaaatatagagagagagagactcttgaaggagagggagagactggcCCTGGAGAAATcaaagatagaaagacagagagcagagagagagagactcttgaaggagatggagagactgGCCCTGGAGAAAGCAAAGGTAGACAtagagagagcagaaagagagagactagcAAATGAGGGGGAGAGACTGGTCCTAGAGAAAGcaaagatggaaagagagagggtagaaagagagagactagcaaaggagagggagagactggcttttgcaaaAGCAAAGATTGAAAGAGAGATAGCTGAACAGGACCgacaggaaagagagagactttcCCTGGAGAAGACAagggtggaaagagagagagcagagagggagagagtcatgaaggaaagagagggactggccaaagaaagagagagactggtcgtagagaaagaaaagatggaaagagagagagcagaaagagagagactagcaaaggagagggagagactggtCCTAGAGAAAGcaaagatggaaagagagagggtagaaagagagagactagcaaaggagagggggagactggCTCTTGAAAAAgcaaagatagaaagagagatagcTGCACAGGACCgacaggaaagagagagactttcCCTGGAGAAGACAagggtggaaagagagagagcagagagggagagagccatgaaggaaagagagggactggccaaagaaagagagaggctggttgtagagaaagaaaagatggaaagagagagagcagaaagagagagaccagcaaaggagagggagagactggtcctagagaaagaaaaaatggaaagagagagaacagagagggagagactcttgaaggagagggagagtctgGCTCTTGCAAAAGCAAAGATAGAAGGAGAGATAGCTGAACAGGACCgacaggaaagagagagactttcCCTGGAGAAGACAagggtggaaagagagagagcagagagggagagagtcatgaaggaaagagagggactggccaaagaaagagaggagaaagagaggatatGGCGAAAGAGAGTGGAACAAAAGAGACAAGcccaggagagtgagagagcagggggagaggaggaaaagaggCAGCAGAAGGAGACTGAGAGAATCgcccgagagagagaaggaatggCCAAGCAGCAACAGCGGGtggcgagggagagaggcgagagggagagagcggaaaGAGAGCGCAACACTAAAGAGTGCCAGAGAGTGGCCAAGGAGGGAGATGAAAATCTGGAGCGAGAGAGGACGGATAGAGAGAAGCAGTGGATGGCGGGAGAGctgagagagaagcagaggatggggggagagttgagagagaggcagaggatggatggagagctgaaagagaggcagaggatggCGGGAGAgctgagggagaggcagaggatggatggagagctgagagagaagcagaggatgGAGGTGGAGCGGGCGTCCACGGAGAAGCAGCAGGTTGGGTTAGCCAGGGAAAGAGCTGCCAAGAACAAGGAGACGGAGAATGTTCCTGAAGGAAAGGGGAGAGTGGGGCTGGCACCGGAGAGGGACACCAGGCATGGGGACCAGGCCAGGCCTCAGGTATAG
- the unm_hu7910 gene encoding trichohyalin isoform X2: METCRPRDSSSTASGKELYMEEEEEEVMYEEELCDDEEEVASAVQDIGGLNEAEKPLVGAEVCPYLRDSDGKPTADSKNGLKSDGGAAAAAGAAAAGGVGPKTTMFTWFVVLALLGVWSSVAVVYFDVVDYDSVIARAKEFRVNFSEVLQGKLMAYDRDGDGDFDMEDAKVLLDDEKLNGATVPKKGLKTEKVIEVLLPDIELPREEKVPGWNRSGDELPKGLGLKVRSTLHQQLRSLYQRMEAKKISRLVLGEVRAVLEEEEEASELALALKMKRLEAAHKAHHILREEERRRAEEEENIRRMAEKRREEVRKKEAEEDKRREEAQRVAEEKRKEEERKKEAQRVAEEKRREEECKKEAQRLAEEKRKEEERKKEAQRVAEEKRKEEESKKEAQRVAEEKRKEEERKKEAQRVAEEKRKEEERKKEAQRVAEEKRKEQERKKEAQRVAEEKRKEEECKKEAQRVAEEKRKEEERKKEAQRVAEEKRKEEERKKEAQRVAEEKRKEEERKKEAQRLAEEKRKEEEHKKKEEEIRKEEERKKEAERLAEKRKEEERQREGKLAEEKRREEERKKEAKRLAEEEREEDKRRIVAERLEKERIEKEERERTARVKNEREKLVKEKEAREERELQEKERLSREKGKEERELKEKERLTRERERAERERLLEQAAKEKAMREQMEEIRIAKERESLALKKEKIERAERERQAKERERLALEKANIERERLLKERERLALEKSKIERQRAERERLLKEMERLALEKAKVDIERAERERLANEGERLVLEKAKMERERVERERLAKERERLAFAKAKIEREIAEQDRQERERLSLEKTRVERERAERERVMKEREGLAKERERLVVEKEKMERERAERERLAKERERLVLEKAKMERERVERERLAKERGRLALEKAKIEREIAAQDRQERERLSLEKTRVERERAERERAMKEREGLAKERERLVVEKEKMERERAERERPAKERERLVLEKEKMERERTERERLLKERESLALAKAKIEGEIAEQDRQERERLSLEKTRVERERAERERVMKEREGLAKEREEKERIWRKRVEQKRQAQESERAGGEEEKRQQKETERIAREREGMAKQQQRVARERGERERAERERNTKECQRVAKEGDENLERERTDREKQWMAGELREKQRMGGELRERQRMDGELKERQRMAGELRERQRMDGELREKQRMEVERASTEKQQVGLARERAAKNKETENVPEGKGRVGLAPERDTRHGDQARPQV; the protein is encoded by the exons ATGGAGACATGCAGACCCCGggactcctcctccactgcttCTGGAAAGGAGTtgtacatggaggaggaggaggaggaggtgatgtaTGAGGAGGAGCTgtgtgatgatgaggaggaggtggcatcTGCTGTACAGGACATAG GTGGTCTTAACGAGGCAGAGAAGCCGCTGGTTGGAGCCGAGGTTTGTCCCTACCTACGGGACTCAG ATGGAAAGCCAACGGCGGACAGCAAAAATGGGCTCAAGTCagatggaggagcagcagctgcagcaggagcagcagcagcaggaggagtagGGCCCAAGACCACCATGTTTACTTGGTTCGTGGTCCTGGCTCTCCTTGGGGTCTGGAGCTCTGTGGCGGTGGTCTACTTCGACGTTGTTGACTATGACAGTGTCATTG CGAGGGCTAAGGAGTTCCGTGTGAATTTCTCTGAGGTTCTACAAG GTAAACTGATGGCGTACGATAGAGACGGAGATGGAGACTTCGACATGGAAGATGCTAAAGTTCTGCTTG ATGACGAGAAGCTAAATGGTGCTACTGTCCCAAAGAAAGGACTGAAAACAG AAAAGGTCATTGAGGTTCTTCTTCCAGACATTGAACTACCAAGAG aGGAGAAGGTCCCTGGTTGGAACAGATCTGGAG ATGAGCTGCCCAAGGGCCTGGGGTTGAAGGTGCGCTCGACGCTCCACCAGCAGCTCAGGAGCCTCTACCAGAGGATGGAGGCAAAGAAGATCTCCCGGTTGGTGCTGGGGGAGGTCCGGGccgtcctggaggaggaggaggaggccagtgAGCTGGCCTTGGCCTTGAAAATGAAGAGGCTGGAGGCCGCGCACAAGGCCCACCACAtcctcagagaggaggagcggagacgagccgaggaggaggagaacatcaGAAGAATGGCAGAAAAGAGACGAGAGGAGGTGCGCaagaaggaggcagaggaggataagaggagagaggaggcacaAAGAgtagcagaggagaagagaaaggaggaggaacgCAAGAAGGAGGCACAAAGAGTtgcggaggagaagagaagggaggaggaatgCAAGAAGGAGGCACAAAGACTAGctgaggagaagagaaaggaggaAGAGCGCAAGAAGGAGGCACAAAGAGTagcggaggagaagagaaaggaggaggaaagcAAGAAGGAGGCACAAAGAGTagcggaggagaagagaaaagaggaggaaCGCAAGAAGGAGGCACAAAGAGTagcggaggagaagagaaaagaggaggaaCGCAAGAAGGAGGCACAAAGAGTAGCtgaggagaagagaaaagagcAGGAGCGCAAGAAAGAGGCACAAAGAGTagcggaggagaagagaaaagaggaggaaTGCAAGAAGGAGGCACAAAGAGTAGCtgaggagaagagaaaagaggaagAGCGCAAGAAGGAGGCACAAAGAGTagcggaggagaagagaaaggaggaggaacgCAAGAAGGAGGCACAAAGAGTAGctgaggagaagagaaaggaggaggaacgCAAGAAGGAGGCACAAAGATTagcggaggagaagagaaaggaggaAGAACACAAGAAAAAAGAAGAGGAGATAAGAAAGGAGGAAGAGCGCAAAAAGGAGGCAGAGCGATTAGCCgagaagagaaaggaggaggaacgccagagagaggggaagtTAGCGGAGGAGAAGAGACGAGAAGAGGAGCGCAAGAAGGAGGCAAAGAGAttagcagaggaggagagagaggaggacaagcGCAGGATAGTGGCAGAGAGGCTGGAAAAGGAGAGaatagagaaagaggagagggagcgtACGGCCAGGgtgaagaatgagagagagaaactggtgaaggagaaggaggcccgggaggagagagaactccaggagaaggagagattaTCACGAGAAAaagggaaggaagaaagagaactgaaagaaaaagagagactcacccgggagagggagagagcggagagggagagattgttaGAACAGGCTGCTAAAGAGAAAGCAATGAGGGAACAGATGGAAGAAATACGCATtgcaaaagaaagagagagtctgGCACTCAAGAAAGAAAAGATAgaaagagcagagagggagagacaagctaaagaaagagagagactggccTTGGAGAAAGcaaatatagagagagagagactcttgaaggagagggagagactggcCCTGGAGAAATcaaagatagaaagacagagagcagagagagagagactcttgaaggagatggagagactgGCCCTGGAGAAAGCAAAGGTAGACAtagagagagcagaaagagagagactagcAAATGAGGGGGAGAGACTGGTCCTAGAGAAAGcaaagatggaaagagagagggtagaaagagagagactagcaaaggagagggagagactggcttttgcaaaAGCAAAGATTGAAAGAGAGATAGCTGAACAGGACCgacaggaaagagagagactttcCCTGGAGAAGACAagggtggaaagagagagagcagagagggagagagtcatgaaggaaagagagggactggccaaagaaagagagagactggtcgtagagaaagaaaagatggaaagagagagagcagaaagagagagactagcaaaggagagggagagactggtCCTAGAGAAAGcaaagatggaaagagagagggtagaaagagagagactagcaaaggagagggggagactggCTCTTGAAAAAgcaaagatagaaagagagatagcTGCACAGGACCgacaggaaagagagagactttcCCTGGAGAAGACAagggtggaaagagagagagcagagagggagagagccatgaaggaaagagagggactggccaaagaaagagagaggctggttgtagagaaagaaaagatggaaagagagagagcagaaagagagagaccagcaaaggagagggagagactggtcctagagaaagaaaaaatggaaagagagagaacagagagggagagactcttgaaggagagggagagtctgGCTCTTGCAAAAGCAAAGATAGAAGGAGAGATAGCTGAACAGGACCgacaggaaagagagagactttcCCTGGAGAAGACAagggtggaaagagagagagcagagagggagagagtcatgaaggaaagagagggactggccaaagaaagagaggagaaagagaggatatGGCGAAAGAGAGTGGAACAAAAGAGACAAGcccaggagagtgagagagcagggggagaggaggaaaagaggCAGCAGAAGGAGACTGAGAGAATCgcccgagagagagaaggaatggCCAAGCAGCAACAGCGGGtggcgagggagagaggcgagagggagagagcggaaaGAGAGCGCAACACTAAAGAGTGCCAGAGAGTGGCCAAGGAGGGAGATGAAAATCTGGAGCGAGAGAGGACGGATAGAGAGAAGCAGTGGATGGCGGGAGAGctgagagagaagcagaggatggggggagagttgagagagaggcagaggatggatggagagctgaaagagaggcagaggatggCGGGAGAgctgagggagaggcagaggatggatggagagctgagagagaagcagaggatgGAGGTGGAGCGGGCGTCCACGGAGAAGCAGCAGGTTGGGTTAGCCAGGGAAAGAGCTGCCAAGAACAAGGAGACGGAGAATGTTCCTGAAGGAAAGGGGAGAGTGGGGCTGGCACCGGAGAGGGACACCAGGCATGGGGACCAGGCCAGGCCTCAGGTATAG